A DNA window from Paenibacillus andongensis contains the following coding sequences:
- a CDS encoding extracellular solute-binding protein: MKRKLVSIPLSFLLITSFALAACSDGGKSTPAATTGVVEPPKATADNKPTAITIMAPLNTAQTPPDTIIKELEKLTNTKLTYQFFPADTYEEKLNTTFATGALPQVTYLKNQATFIQMKSAIRDGQFWEIGPLLKDFPNLSKLKSTTNDNTKVDGKLYTLYRGVDIARQGLIYRKDWADKLGLKPPATTEDLAAMMKAFTENDPDGNGKKDTIGLTDRNDLIYGSFKTVATWFGVPNNWGIKDGKLQPEFMFPEYVATMDYYKKLRDGGLINKDFAATSKTDQQKLFTNGTAGMYIGAMTDVSSLNKDLIKNVPTAVVDVHSMVAGPSGKFAAWALPGYANVILFPKSATKTEAELKKVLAFFDKMMTPEVANVANWGIKDAHYSVIDNKAKKLDEEKWTREVKPFTDAAIGDEDTSGRYLGIPTIPAQGKADELKIANLKFAVQDPVAALDSKTNQEKGVQLQDVIKDATNKYIYGTIDKAGFDKAIEDWKSRGGSKIIEEYNAVYKK; this comes from the coding sequence ATGAAGAGAAAATTAGTCTCGATTCCACTTAGCTTTCTGCTTATTACCAGCTTCGCACTGGCAGCTTGCTCAGACGGGGGGAAGTCAACTCCTGCAGCTACGACTGGTGTGGTGGAGCCGCCTAAAGCAACGGCAGACAACAAACCGACGGCGATCACGATTATGGCACCGCTGAACACAGCGCAAACGCCGCCGGATACGATTATTAAAGAACTTGAAAAATTAACGAATACGAAGTTAACGTATCAATTTTTCCCGGCAGATACGTACGAGGAGAAGCTGAATACAACGTTCGCTACAGGCGCACTGCCGCAAGTCACTTACCTGAAGAACCAAGCGACATTTATTCAGATGAAATCGGCTATTCGTGACGGACAATTCTGGGAAATTGGTCCTTTGCTGAAGGACTTCCCGAACCTAAGTAAATTGAAATCCACGACCAATGATAATACGAAAGTGGATGGCAAGCTTTACACGCTCTATCGCGGTGTAGACATTGCCCGTCAAGGCCTCATCTATAGGAAAGATTGGGCGGATAAGCTAGGACTGAAGCCGCCTGCTACTACGGAAGATTTGGCAGCCATGATGAAGGCGTTCACTGAAAATGATCCAGACGGCAACGGCAAAAAGGATACCATCGGCTTAACGGATCGTAACGATCTCATTTACGGATCATTCAAAACCGTTGCCACTTGGTTCGGCGTGCCGAACAATTGGGGTATCAAAGATGGCAAGCTGCAGCCTGAGTTCATGTTCCCCGAATATGTAGCGACGATGGATTACTACAAGAAGCTGCGTGATGGTGGACTTATCAACAAAGATTTCGCGGCTACAAGTAAAACGGATCAACAGAAGCTGTTCACCAATGGTACAGCGGGTATGTATATCGGTGCCATGACGGATGTTTCATCTCTCAATAAAGATTTGATCAAAAACGTGCCTACAGCAGTGGTAGATGTGCACAGTATGGTTGCTGGGCCAAGCGGTAAATTCGCAGCATGGGCTCTTCCTGGCTATGCGAACGTCATTTTGTTCCCGAAATCCGCTACGAAAACAGAAGCTGAGCTAAAGAAGGTCTTGGCTTTCTTTGACAAAATGATGACGCCTGAAGTTGCCAATGTTGCAAACTGGGGTATTAAAGATGCTCACTACAGCGTAATCGACAATAAAGCGAAGAAGCTGGATGAAGAGAAGTGGACACGCGAAGTTAAGCCGTTCACGGACGCGGCTATTGGTGATGAAGATACTTCCGGCAGATACTTGGGTATTCCTACGATTCCTGCTCAAGGTAAAGCAGATGAACTCAAGATTGCCAATCTGAAGTTCGCTGTGCAGGATCCGGTAGCTGCTCTGGATTCGAAAACGAATCAGGAAAAAGGCGTTCAACTTCAAGATGTGATTAAAGATGCAACGAACAAATATATCTATGGCACGATTGATAAGGCTGGTTTTGATAAGGCTATTGAAGATTGGAAGAGCCGTGGCGGCAGCAAAATTATCGAGGAATACAACGCTGTTTATAAAAAATAA